A region from the Halosolutus gelatinilyticus genome encodes:
- a CDS encoding pyridoxal-phosphate-dependent aminotransferase family protein, producing the protein MSASPADKLRMTPGPTEVPEAVRRRMAEPTPNPDVEPEFFAFYRELTDKLEAIFRSGTEGEWGRDVVVLGGEGILGLEAAVASLVEPGDRVLCLSNGLYGDGFADFVEAYGGEAVVCDVPWDQTLDRETVEERLDGAAEEFDVATMVHCETPTGTLNDLDPILDALDERGIVTVVDAVSSLGGTPVPTGKIDVCLGASQKCFSAPPGLTTCAISDRAWDRIESVENRTYYADLEPWRTAAEDEWFPYTHLTANLYGLDAAADLLLDEGVEAAFDRHEAAATRCRERAADLGLETYPTADADVSPTVTALWVEGRAGELQRAMREDRGIVLATGLGDLEDDILRIGHMGHNARLDRVDRTMDALAAVLD; encoded by the coding sequence ATGAGCGCATCACCCGCGGACAAACTGCGCATGACGCCGGGGCCGACCGAGGTTCCCGAGGCGGTCCGGCGGCGGATGGCCGAACCGACGCCGAATCCCGACGTCGAACCCGAGTTCTTCGCGTTCTACCGGGAGCTGACGGACAAACTCGAGGCGATTTTCCGATCGGGAACCGAGGGAGAGTGGGGCCGCGACGTCGTCGTCCTCGGCGGCGAGGGCATCCTCGGCCTCGAGGCCGCCGTCGCCTCGCTGGTCGAGCCCGGCGATCGGGTGCTGTGTCTCTCGAACGGGCTGTACGGCGACGGATTCGCCGACTTCGTCGAAGCGTACGGCGGCGAGGCCGTCGTCTGCGACGTCCCCTGGGATCAGACGCTCGATCGGGAGACCGTCGAGGAACGGCTCGACGGGGCGGCCGAGGAGTTCGACGTCGCGACGATGGTCCACTGCGAGACGCCGACGGGGACACTGAACGACCTCGATCCGATCCTCGACGCGCTCGACGAGCGCGGAATCGTCACCGTCGTCGACGCCGTCTCTTCGCTCGGCGGGACGCCCGTCCCGACCGGGAAGATCGACGTCTGTCTCGGCGCGAGCCAGAAGTGTTTCAGCGCGCCGCCGGGGCTGACGACCTGCGCGATCAGCGACCGGGCCTGGGATCGCATCGAATCGGTCGAGAACCGGACCTACTACGCCGACCTCGAACCGTGGCGAACGGCGGCCGAGGACGAGTGGTTCCCGTACACCCACCTCACCGCGAACCTGTACGGCCTCGACGCCGCCGCCGATCTCCTCCTCGACGAGGGGGTCGAAGCCGCCTTCGATCGGCACGAGGCGGCCGCGACGCGGTGTCGCGAGCGGGCCGCCGACCTCGGCCTGGAGACGTACCCGACCGCCGACGCCGACGTCTCGCCGACCGTGACCGCGCTGTGGGTCGAGGGCCGGGCCGGCGAGTTGCAGCGAGCGATGCGCGAGGATCGCGGCATCGTCCTCGCGACCGGCCTCGGCGACCTCGAGGACGATATCCTCCGGATCGGACACATGGGCCACAACGCTCGGCTCGACCGAGTCGATCGGACGATGGACGCGCTGGCGGCCGTTCTCGACTGA
- a CDS encoding carbon starvation CstA family protein, with protein sequence MTQVIWIVAAVLVTFTAGYVGYSRYLAQFVDLDPDRETPAHKYEDGQEYVPSKKPVLLGHHYSSIAGGAPIVGPITAGAIWGWVPALLWIAIGNPLMGAVHDFISLSGSLRHEGKSIGYMIGEYVGEQGKNMLLWFAFLTIVLVVAVFALVVAIVFHAFPQVATASFIYILLALAFGVYLYQFNGPFILGTVVFVVGVFAAVRVGIEYPVALFAGDYPSGTIVLLGGAGDWVPGAAQLEGLGGGNTAAWIPVVLVYAAIASALPVWVLLQPRDYLSSFLLYAGVGGAVLAIIVGTFFETSSQPLVIDESLGAFEGFWGVGAADYAPLFPLLFITIACGTISGFHSLVSSGTTAKQLNNESDARLIGYGGMLGEGLLAAVALSTLAVWGAPDVAGGIGAALPNFASGGGVILTSFGIPQTVGAVFMALVLCSFLLTSTDTAVRLGRYMMEEIVGTPAGRTDTGLNADIGSIARGRYTNPIVQAVPAYLLVVSGQWVVLWQLFGGANQLLAALALLTATVWLANWDDSKQLISTGVPMALMVTITVLGLSWLVFYENLYVNLLNGGAETTEAIISAIVQMIIGLVLIGLALALVRLGYNNIREVRRGPETPAAEPGDD encoded by the coding sequence ATGACACAGGTGATATGGATCGTGGCGGCGGTGCTCGTAACGTTCACCGCGGGGTACGTGGGGTACTCGCGGTACCTCGCCCAGTTCGTCGATCTCGATCCGGATCGGGAGACGCCGGCGCACAAGTACGAGGACGGGCAGGAGTACGTCCCGTCCAAGAAACCGGTGCTGTTGGGGCATCACTATTCGAGTATCGCGGGCGGAGCACCGATCGTCGGCCCGATCACGGCCGGCGCCATCTGGGGATGGGTTCCCGCCTTGCTGTGGATCGCGATCGGGAACCCGCTGATGGGAGCGGTCCACGACTTCATCTCGTTGTCGGGCAGCCTGCGCCACGAGGGGAAGTCGATCGGGTACATGATCGGCGAGTACGTCGGCGAGCAGGGGAAGAACATGCTGCTGTGGTTCGCGTTCCTGACGATCGTGCTGGTCGTCGCGGTGTTCGCGCTCGTCGTCGCGATCGTGTTCCACGCCTTCCCGCAGGTGGCGACGGCGTCGTTCATCTACATTCTGCTGGCGCTGGCGTTCGGGGTGTACCTGTACCAGTTCAACGGGCCGTTCATCCTGGGAACGGTGGTGTTCGTCGTGGGCGTGTTCGCCGCCGTCCGGGTTGGCATCGAGTACCCGGTCGCCCTGTTCGCCGGCGACTACCCGTCCGGAACGATCGTCCTGCTCGGCGGCGCCGGCGACTGGGTCCCGGGTGCGGCCCAGCTCGAAGGGCTCGGCGGCGGAAATACCGCGGCGTGGATCCCCGTCGTCCTGGTGTACGCCGCGATCGCGAGCGCGCTGCCGGTGTGGGTCCTGTTGCAGCCGCGCGACTACCTCTCGTCATTCCTGCTGTACGCCGGCGTCGGCGGGGCGGTCCTCGCGATCATCGTCGGAACGTTTTTCGAAACCTCCTCGCAGCCGCTCGTCATCGACGAGAGCCTCGGCGCCTTCGAGGGGTTCTGGGGCGTCGGGGCGGCCGATTACGCGCCGTTGTTCCCGCTGCTTTTCATCACGATCGCGTGCGGGACGATCAGCGGGTTCCACTCGCTGGTCTCCTCGGGGACGACCGCCAAGCAGCTCAACAACGAGAGCGACGCCCGTCTGATCGGCTACGGCGGCATGCTCGGCGAAGGGCTGCTCGCCGCGGTCGCGCTCTCGACGCTCGCGGTGTGGGGCGCCCCCGACGTGGCCGGCGGTATCGGCGCCGCGTTGCCGAACTTCGCCTCGGGCGGCGGCGTCATCCTCACCAGTTTCGGCATCCCGCAGACGGTCGGCGCCGTGTTCATGGCGCTGGTCCTCTGTAGCTTCCTGCTGACCTCGACCGACACGGCCGTCCGCCTCGGCCGCTACATGATGGAGGAGATCGTCGGCACGCCCGCCGGGCGGACCGACACGGGGCTGAACGCCGATATCGGCTCGATCGCCCGCGGTCGCTACACGAACCCGATCGTGCAGGCCGTACCGGCGTACCTGCTGGTCGTCTCCGGCCAGTGGGTCGTCCTCTGGCAGCTGTTCGGCGGCGCGAACCAGCTGCTCGCCGCGCTCGCGCTGCTGACCGCGACCGTCTGGCTGGCCAACTGGGACGACAGCAAGCAGCTCATCTCGACCGGCGTCCCGATGGCGCTGATGGTGACGATCACCGTGCTCGGGCTGTCGTGGCTGGTGTTCTACGAGAACCTCTACGTCAACCTGCTGAACGGCGGCGCGGAGACGACCGAAGCGATCATCTCCGCGATCGTACAGATGATCATCGGGCTCGTCCTGATCGGGCTGGCACTCGCGCTCGTCAGACTGGGCTACAACAACATCCGCGAAGTCCGTCGCGGACCCGAAACGCCCGCGGCCGAGCCGGGCGACGACTGA
- a CDS encoding cupin domain-containing protein, with protein sequence MGYRLIDPDEIEPAPDRPSECRKLAGAAGLESMAINRFRAEPGEDLPLAYHYHDTQQEAFYVLSGTLAVETPAETYEVPAERLFVVDPEHPQRAYNPEDAGEAVTVLAIGAPPAADDAHVYEPEE encoded by the coding sequence ATGGGATACCGACTCATCGATCCGGACGAGATCGAACCGGCGCCGGATCGGCCCAGCGAGTGTCGAAAACTCGCCGGCGCCGCGGGTCTCGAGAGCATGGCGATCAACCGGTTCCGGGCCGAACCGGGCGAGGACCTCCCGCTCGCCTACCACTACCACGATACCCAGCAGGAGGCGTTCTACGTCCTCTCCGGGACGCTGGCCGTCGAGACGCCGGCCGAAACATACGAGGTGCCCGCCGAGCGCCTGTTCGTCGTCGACCCCGAGCACCCCCAACGCGCGTACAACCCCGAAGACGCCGGCGAGGCGGTGACGGTGTTGGCGATCGGTGCCCCGCCCGCCGCCGACGACGCCCACGTCTACGAGCCGGAGGAATGA
- a CDS encoding CobW family GTP-binding protein: protein MNADGTIPVTILSGSLGAGKTTLLNHLLSNAGDRTLAVLVNDMGEVNVDAELVAEGSELELDDGVAELSNGCICCELQDDLETAVVRLARDRAFDHLVVESSGISEPAPVARLFTTKSRVAARYDVDTLVTVLDTPAFLESFAGEEIPERRGDEADRPLSDLLVEQVEVSNVVLLNKADLCSEAQLAEAEELVRALQPDAETVRTEFSAIDPDRLLGRDRFDADRLADLPGWKRALEEDNGHGHADTGGRGDGDHGHRDRHDHDDHDHDEHDHRHPDEVYGVTSFVFRRRRPFHPDRFASFLRDLPSEIVRAKGTAWLAGNEMRVAIAQAGPSIRAAAKGPWIASLPEIERDMYRSNRPNLEWNDEHGDRLTELVFIGTEYDESALRERLREALVTDEEWSGDGDAGSSDGPFPDEQGDETVVRGP from the coding sequence ATGAACGCCGACGGGACCATCCCGGTGACCATCCTCTCCGGAAGCCTGGGCGCCGGCAAGACGACGCTGCTCAACCACCTGCTCTCGAACGCCGGCGATCGAACCCTCGCCGTCCTCGTCAACGACATGGGCGAGGTGAACGTCGACGCGGAACTCGTCGCCGAGGGCTCCGAACTGGAACTCGACGACGGCGTCGCGGAGCTCTCGAACGGCTGCATCTGCTGTGAACTGCAGGACGACCTCGAAACGGCCGTGGTCAGGCTGGCTCGCGATCGGGCGTTCGACCACCTCGTCGTCGAGTCCTCGGGCATCTCCGAGCCCGCGCCCGTCGCGCGGCTGTTCACGACGAAATCCCGCGTCGCCGCCCGGTACGATGTCGACACGCTCGTGACCGTCCTCGACACGCCCGCGTTCCTGGAGTCCTTCGCCGGCGAGGAGATCCCGGAACGGCGCGGCGACGAGGCCGATCGGCCCCTCTCCGACCTGCTCGTCGAACAGGTCGAGGTGTCGAACGTCGTCCTGCTCAACAAGGCGGACCTGTGCAGCGAAGCCCAACTCGCGGAGGCCGAAGAACTTGTCCGGGCGCTCCAGCCCGACGCCGAGACCGTCCGGACGGAGTTCTCGGCGATCGACCCCGATCGACTGCTCGGCCGCGATCGGTTCGACGCCGACCGACTCGCCGACCTGCCGGGGTGGAAACGCGCGCTGGAGGAGGATAACGGCCACGGTCACGCCGATACGGGCGGGCGCGGAGACGGCGATCACGGCCACCGCGATCGCCATGACCACGACGACCACGATCACGACGAGCACGACCACCGCCATCCCGACGAAGTCTACGGCGTCACCTCGTTCGTCTTCCGCCGCCGGCGGCCGTTCCACCCCGATCGGTTCGCGTCGTTTCTCCGCGATCTCCCGTCCGAAATCGTCCGCGCCAAGGGAACCGCGTGGCTCGCGGGTAACGAAATGCGCGTCGCGATCGCGCAGGCCGGGCCGTCCATCAGAGCCGCCGCGAAGGGGCCGTGGATCGCGAGCCTGCCCGAGATCGAACGCGACATGTACCGGTCGAACCGGCCGAACCTCGAGTGGAACGACGAGCACGGCGATCGGCTGACCGAACTCGTCTTCATCGGGACGGAGTACGACGAATCGGCGCTCCGAGAGCGCCTCCGAGAGGCGCTCGTGACGGACGAGGAGTGGTCCGGCGACGGAGACGCCGGCTCGAGCGACGGACCGTTCCCCGACGAGCAGGGCGACGAGACGGTCGTTCGCGGGCCGTGA